A window of Brachybacterium fresconis contains these coding sequences:
- a CDS encoding sugar phosphate isomerase/epimerase family protein: MVKILLDPSMYHPHLSVAEELHKARELGFNYLELSPRADFHEWHHYPKVDRHQIAEVKQAMKDTGVKIWTFNPVFDWASPDEQERQAQVRSWTRMLEIADALEVPLIATEFSGDPNRALQSEHQFYRSMEELIPVFEKYGLECTIEAHPYDFVEENDQAVQIIRGVDRDWLNYEFCFPHAYHLGQGARDPREMMDYAGDRLKHLHIADVFDHTANVGNRYIMNPPGVDARIHQHNEIGRGEIDWDAAFAYLREREYDGPMSVCVFGWEEEADAINVRMRERLLAEFDGE; the protein is encoded by the coding sequence ATGGTCAAGATCCTGCTGGACCCGAGCATGTACCACCCGCACCTCTCGGTCGCCGAGGAGCTGCACAAGGCCCGCGAGCTCGGCTTCAACTATCTCGAGCTGTCCCCGCGCGCAGACTTCCACGAGTGGCACCACTACCCCAAGGTGGATCGCCACCAGATCGCCGAGGTCAAGCAGGCGATGAAGGACACCGGGGTGAAGATCTGGACCTTCAACCCCGTCTTCGACTGGGCGAGCCCGGATGAGCAGGAGCGCCAGGCGCAGGTGCGCAGCTGGACGCGGATGCTGGAGATCGCCGACGCCCTCGAGGTGCCGCTGATCGCCACCGAGTTCTCCGGGGACCCGAACCGCGCGCTCCAGAGCGAGCACCAGTTCTACCGCTCGATGGAGGAGCTGATCCCCGTCTTCGAGAAGTACGGGCTGGAGTGCACGATCGAGGCGCACCCCTACGACTTCGTCGAGGAGAACGACCAGGCCGTGCAGATCATCCGGGGCGTGGACCGCGACTGGCTGAACTACGAGTTCTGCTTCCCGCACGCCTACCACCTGGGCCAGGGCGCTCGCGACCCGCGCGAGATGATGGACTACGCCGGGGACCGCCTGAAGCACCTGCACATCGCGGACGTCTTCGACCACACCGCCAACGTGGGCAACCGCTACATCATGAACCCGCCCGGGGTCGACGCCCGCATCCACCAGCACAACGAGATCGGTCGCGGCGAGATCGACTGGGACGCCGCCTTCGCCTACCTGCGCGAGCGCGAGTACGACGGGCCGATGTCCGTGTGCGTGTTCGGCTGGGAGGAGGAGGCCGACGCGATCAATGTGCGCATGCGCGAGCGCCTGCTCGCGGAGTTCGACGGGGAGTGA
- a CDS encoding TIM barrel protein, whose amino-acid sequence MTSTDAPRTDRSRNPEPPFDKLTIGVCPDQWGVWFPEDEKQIPWRTALGEMAEAGFSVMETGPWGYFPQDARQLQSVMDEHGFQVVAGTGWGILHQEEAWAETERTFRAIAETHAAVGAEYMVHLPPLYRDDKTWEFTDDRKLTGDAWKRYVTNANRLGKLLKEDYGLTMVLHPHGDSHIETPEEIAAIFEATDPELVSFCLDTGHIVYGGGDPLAMIDEYPERIGYVHIKAFDPDLTREAHEKDWPFGEAVAKGASVCPPKGLPDMKDLVAKLAAMDKELYVICEQDLYPCDPGLPLPNAIATREFLAECGLGIR is encoded by the coding sequence GTGACCTCCACCGACGCCCCACGCACCGACCGTTCCCGCAACCCCGAGCCGCCGTTCGACAAGCTCACCATCGGGGTGTGCCCTGATCAGTGGGGCGTGTGGTTCCCCGAGGACGAGAAGCAGATCCCCTGGCGCACGGCGCTCGGGGAGATGGCCGAGGCCGGCTTCTCCGTCATGGAGACCGGGCCCTGGGGCTATTTCCCCCAGGATGCGAGGCAGCTGCAGTCCGTGATGGACGAGCACGGATTCCAGGTGGTCGCCGGCACCGGCTGGGGGATCCTGCACCAGGAGGAGGCCTGGGCGGAGACGGAGCGGACCTTCCGGGCGATCGCCGAGACCCACGCGGCCGTCGGCGCGGAGTACATGGTCCACCTCCCGCCGCTGTACCGCGATGACAAGACCTGGGAGTTCACCGATGATCGCAAGCTCACCGGAGACGCCTGGAAACGGTACGTCACCAACGCCAACCGCCTGGGCAAGCTGCTCAAGGAGGACTACGGGCTGACGATGGTGCTGCACCCCCACGGGGACAGCCACATCGAGACCCCGGAGGAGATCGCCGCGATCTTCGAGGCCACCGATCCGGAGCTGGTGAGCTTCTGCCTGGACACCGGGCACATCGTCTACGGCGGCGGCGATCCGCTGGCGATGATCGACGAGTACCCCGAGCGCATCGGTTACGTGCACATCAAGGCCTTCGACCCGGACCTCACCCGCGAGGCCCACGAGAAGGACTGGCCCTTCGGGGAGGCCGTCGCCAAGGGCGCCTCGGTGTGCCCGCCGAAGGGCCTGCCGGACATGAAGGACCTGGTCGCGAAGCTCGCAGCGATGGACAAGGAGCTGTACGTGATCTGCGAGCAGGACCTCTACCCCTGCGATCCCGGTCTGCCGCTGCCCAACGCGATCGCGACCCGTGAGTTCCTGGCCGAGTGCGGCCTCGGGATCAGGTGA
- a CDS encoding CoA-acylating methylmalonate-semialdehyde dehydrogenase, which produces MGYDVQHWIGGTETAGTGSTQPILDPATGQEVGTLHLGDAATVDRAVEVAAAAQREWGQVSLAKRTQVLYRMRELLIDASDEIAAHISREHGKTLGDAKGEIARGLETLEFATSITQDLKGGFSENVSTGVDAHTMRQPLGVVAGITPFNFPAMVPFWMHPIAIATGNAFLLKPSERDPSASNVVARLYQEAGLPDGVFQVIHGGKETVDALCTHDGISAVSFVGSTPIAKHVHATASAAGKRVQALGGANNHAVVMPDANIPSAASQVASGAFGSAGERCMAVPVAVTVGDAHEPFLEAIKAEAEKLVVGPGDDPRTDMPPVITPDARERVIRMTDEAEAAGGRILVDGRDLVVAGHENGNFVGPIVITDLESTHPTYTDEVFGPLLVVMHVNNFDEAVELVNSSPFGNGTAIFTDSGHYARRYQEEIQVGMIGINVPIPTPVGYYSFGGWKDSLFGEHHAHGPEGLSFYTRQKAVTTRWPAQNETVESSMSFPTHD; this is translated from the coding sequence ATGGGATACGACGTCCAGCACTGGATCGGCGGCACCGAGACCGCCGGCACCGGCTCCACCCAGCCGATCCTCGACCCCGCCACCGGTCAGGAGGTCGGCACGCTGCACCTCGGCGATGCCGCCACCGTCGACCGCGCTGTCGAGGTCGCCGCCGCCGCGCAGCGCGAGTGGGGCCAGGTCTCCCTCGCCAAGCGCACCCAGGTCCTGTACCGCATGCGCGAGCTGCTGATCGACGCGAGCGACGAGATCGCCGCGCACATCTCCCGCGAGCACGGCAAGACCCTCGGGGACGCGAAGGGCGAGATCGCCCGCGGCCTGGAGACCCTCGAGTTCGCCACCTCCATCACCCAGGACCTCAAGGGCGGCTTCTCCGAGAACGTCTCCACCGGCGTGGACGCGCACACCATGCGCCAGCCGCTCGGCGTCGTCGCCGGCATCACCCCGTTCAACTTTCCGGCCATGGTGCCCTTCTGGATGCACCCGATCGCGATCGCGACCGGCAACGCCTTCCTGCTCAAGCCCTCCGAGCGCGACCCGTCCGCCTCGAACGTCGTCGCCCGCCTCTACCAGGAGGCCGGCCTGCCCGACGGCGTCTTCCAGGTGATCCACGGCGGCAAGGAGACGGTCGACGCGCTGTGCACCCACGACGGCATCTCCGCGGTGTCCTTCGTCGGCTCCACCCCGATCGCGAAGCACGTCCACGCCACCGCCTCGGCCGCCGGCAAGCGCGTCCAGGCCCTCGGCGGCGCCAACAACCACGCCGTGGTGATGCCGGATGCGAACATCCCCTCGGCCGCCTCGCAGGTGGCCTCGGGCGCTTTCGGCTCCGCCGGCGAGCGCTGCATGGCCGTCCCGGTCGCGGTCACCGTCGGCGATGCGCACGAGCCGTTCCTCGAGGCCATCAAGGCCGAGGCCGAGAAGCTCGTCGTCGGCCCCGGCGACGACCCCCGCACCGACATGCCGCCGGTGATCACGCCCGACGCCCGCGAGCGCGTGATCCGCATGACCGACGAGGCCGAGGCAGCCGGCGGGAGAATCCTGGTCGACGGCCGCGACCTGGTCGTCGCAGGCCACGAGAACGGCAACTTCGTCGGCCCGATCGTCATCACGGACCTGGAGAGCACCCATCCGACCTACACCGACGAGGTGTTCGGGCCGCTGCTGGTGGTCATGCACGTGAACAACTTCGACGAGGCCGTCGAGCTGGTGAACTCCTCGCCGTTCGGCAACGGCACCGCGATCTTCACCGACTCCGGGCACTACGCGCGGCGCTACCAGGAGGAGATCCAGGTGGGGATGATCGGCATCAACGTGCCGATCCCGACGCCGGTGGGCTATTACTCCTTCGGCGGCTGGAAGGACTCGCTGTTCGGCGAGCACCACGCGCACGGTCCCGAGGGGCTGAGCTTCTACACGCGCCAGAAGGCCGTCACCACGCGCTGGCCCGCGCAGAACGAGACCGTCGAGTCCTCCATGAGCTTCCCGACCCACGACTGA
- the iolD gene encoding 3D-(3,5/4)-trihydroxycyclohexane-1,2-dione acylhydrolase (decyclizing) has translation MSDPSSARAGTIRLTVGQALVRFLAAQFTERDGVRERFLPATFGIFGHGNVAGLGQALLQNATDPGEGENPMPYYQARNEQNMVHTAVAYARTKNRRQALACTASIGPGSTNMITGAALATVDRIPVLLLPSDIFATRAVDPVLQQLEDETGGDVSVNDAFRPVSRYFDRISRPEQLIPAALQAMRVLTDPAETGAVTLSLPQDVQAEAFDWPLEFFRERTWHVARPVPEPAALDRAATVIRSARRPVLIAGGGTIYSEASAALAAFTDATGIPVLDTQAGKGALSADHPLAIGGVGATGTDAANDLAAEADVIIGVGTRYTDFTTASHTAFRHPDARFVNLNVKAFDAAKHSATMVVTDARAGLDALREALAGYRAPAEHSALAQTRRAEWEKLIEPCFQPHDQELPAQTEIFGALNELMGEEDIVINAAGSMPGDLQALWKARSPIQYHLEYGYSCMGYELPASLGAKMARPESEVVAIIGDGTFQMAPQEIATIVAERVKVILVILQNHGWSSIGSLSESHGSQRFGTKYRMRDESTGMLDGDKLPFDIPANIRSYGLEVQEVSSAADFRDAYRRAEASEDATAIVVNTDLYGPNPPGNGWWDVPVPQVSRLESTQQASTEYEADKAPQRHYL, from the coding sequence ATGAGCGACCCCTCGTCGGCCCGCGCCGGCACGATCCGACTCACCGTCGGCCAAGCCCTCGTCCGCTTCCTCGCCGCCCAGTTCACCGAGCGCGACGGCGTCCGCGAGCGCTTCCTGCCCGCCACCTTCGGGATCTTCGGCCACGGCAACGTGGCCGGGCTCGGCCAGGCGCTGCTGCAGAACGCGACCGACCCGGGCGAGGGCGAGAACCCGATGCCCTACTACCAGGCGCGCAACGAGCAGAACATGGTGCACACCGCCGTGGCCTACGCCCGCACGAAGAACCGCCGGCAGGCCCTCGCCTGCACCGCCTCCATCGGGCCGGGCTCGACGAACATGATCACCGGCGCGGCGCTGGCGACCGTGGATCGCATCCCGGTGCTCCTCCTGCCCAGCGACATCTTCGCCACCCGCGCCGTGGATCCCGTGCTCCAGCAGCTCGAGGACGAGACCGGCGGGGACGTCTCCGTCAACGACGCCTTCCGCCCCGTCTCGCGCTACTTCGACCGCATCTCCCGGCCCGAGCAGCTGATCCCCGCGGCGCTGCAGGCGATGCGGGTGCTCACCGATCCCGCCGAGACCGGCGCCGTGACCCTCTCCCTCCCCCAGGACGTGCAGGCCGAGGCGTTCGACTGGCCGCTGGAGTTCTTCCGCGAGCGCACCTGGCACGTGGCCCGGCCCGTCCCCGAGCCGGCCGCCCTCGACCGTGCGGCCACGGTCATCCGCTCCGCCCGCAGGCCCGTGCTGATCGCCGGCGGAGGCACCATCTACTCGGAGGCGAGCGCGGCGCTGGCGGCGTTCACGGACGCCACCGGCATCCCGGTGCTGGACACCCAGGCCGGCAAGGGGGCGCTGAGCGCCGACCATCCGCTCGCGATCGGCGGCGTCGGCGCGACCGGCACCGATGCCGCGAACGATCTCGCTGCGGAGGCCGACGTGATCATCGGCGTCGGCACCCGCTACACCGACTTCACCACCGCCTCCCACACGGCCTTCCGCCACCCCGACGCGCGGTTCGTGAACCTCAACGTCAAGGCGTTCGACGCCGCCAAGCACTCCGCGACCATGGTCGTCACCGACGCCCGCGCCGGGCTCGACGCCCTGCGGGAGGCGCTGGCCGGATACCGCGCCCCGGCCGAGCACAGCGCCCTGGCACAGACGAGGCGCGCCGAATGGGAGAAACTCATCGAGCCCTGCTTCCAGCCCCACGACCAGGAGCTGCCCGCCCAGACCGAGATCTTCGGGGCCCTGAACGAGCTGATGGGCGAGGAGGACATCGTCATCAACGCCGCCGGGTCCATGCCCGGTGACCTGCAGGCGCTGTGGAAGGCCCGCTCCCCCATCCAGTACCACCTGGAGTACGGCTACTCCTGCATGGGCTACGAGCTGCCCGCCTCCCTCGGCGCGAAGATGGCCCGGCCGGAATCCGAGGTCGTCGCGATCATCGGGGACGGCACCTTCCAGATGGCGCCGCAGGAGATCGCCACGATCGTCGCCGAGCGGGTCAAGGTCATCCTGGTGATCCTGCAGAACCACGGCTGGTCCTCGATCGGCTCCCTCTCGGAGTCCCACGGCTCCCAGCGCTTCGGCACCAAGTACCGCATGCGCGACGAGAGCACCGGGATGCTGGACGGTGACAAGCTGCCCTTCGACATCCCGGCGAACATCCGCTCCTACGGCCTGGAGGTCCAGGAGGTCTCCAGCGCGGCCGACTTCCGCGACGCCTACCGCCGGGCCGAGGCCTCCGAGGACGCCACCGCGATCGTGGTCAACACCGACCTGTACGGCCCGAACCCGCCCGGCAACGGCTGGTGGGACGTGCCCGTCCCCCAGGTCTCCCGCCTGGAGTCCACGCAGCAGGCCTCGACCGAGTACGAGGCGGACAAGGCGCCCCAGCGCCACTATCTCTGA
- a CDS encoding MFS transporter, which yields MSQAHHAERARITDLVRTTAAAGPKRSIGFLAVVACLGGFLFGYDTGVISGALPYMYMPQEAGGLALTSLEEGLVGGFLLGGCAVGAVVGGRLSDRYGRRNNIVMLAVVFFIGAVACALSPNLWVLYPARFVLGMAVGGASTTVPVYLSETAPKEQRGMLVAVDQLMIVTGQFVAFVMNALIASLQGGPRAVVAEDPSGTYAAGESVSWSLLAGIGGVAVSDGNGHAWRWMLVLCSIPAIALWLGIRMMPESARWHIGRGELTAAIANLKRVRIEGRHDVAVEIAEMEANRRAEEKREKLSLRAGLRIPWLRSIIIFGGIFAILQQLTGVNTMMYYAPKVLMAAGFDAQASIVLNVFTGVASVIGSAAGLLALRRFGRRQVLLVGQTILTLSLIAMTAIFLFGIHPYLTADGAVSEDIPGFVPYLVVIVIVLFMLGMQSGPGPVMWVMLSEIFPNAIRGAANGFAVMILWIANLAVTVTFPVMMSGIGPVATYGIFAAINIGAVIWYFVRIPETKKFTLERIEWEFREAGGVIRLR from the coding sequence ATGAGCCAAGCCCACCACGCGGAACGAGCGCGCATCACCGACCTCGTCCGCACCACCGCGGCCGCCGGCCCCAAGCGCTCGATCGGCTTCCTCGCCGTCGTCGCCTGCCTCGGCGGCTTCCTGTTCGGCTACGACACCGGCGTGATCTCCGGTGCGCTGCCCTACATGTACATGCCGCAGGAGGCCGGCGGTCTCGCCCTGACCTCCCTCGAGGAGGGCCTGGTCGGCGGATTCCTGCTGGGCGGCTGCGCCGTCGGGGCCGTCGTCGGCGGTCGCCTCTCGGACCGCTACGGGCGACGGAACAACATCGTCATGCTCGCCGTCGTGTTCTTCATCGGCGCCGTGGCCTGCGCCCTCTCCCCGAACCTGTGGGTCCTCTATCCCGCGCGCTTCGTGCTGGGCATGGCCGTCGGCGGCGCCTCGACCACCGTGCCCGTCTACCTCTCCGAGACCGCTCCCAAGGAGCAGCGCGGCATGCTGGTCGCGGTCGACCAGCTGATGATCGTCACCGGCCAGTTCGTCGCCTTCGTCATGAACGCCCTGATCGCCTCGCTCCAGGGCGGGCCCCGGGCCGTCGTCGCCGAGGACCCCTCGGGGACGTACGCGGCGGGGGAATCCGTCTCCTGGTCGCTGCTGGCCGGGATCGGCGGCGTGGCCGTCTCCGACGGCAACGGGCACGCCTGGCGCTGGATGCTGGTGCTCTGCTCCATCCCCGCGATCGCCCTGTGGCTCGGCATCCGGATGATGCCCGAGTCCGCCCGCTGGCACATCGGCCGCGGCGAGCTGACCGCGGCGATCGCGAACCTCAAGCGCGTGCGCATCGAGGGCAGGCACGACGTGGCCGTCGAGATCGCCGAGATGGAGGCGAACCGGCGCGCCGAGGAGAAGCGCGAGAAGCTCAGCCTGCGGGCAGGGCTGCGGATCCCCTGGCTGCGCTCGATCATCATCTTCGGCGGCATCTTCGCGATCCTCCAGCAGCTCACCGGCGTGAACACGATGATGTACTACGCCCCGAAGGTCCTGATGGCCGCCGGCTTCGACGCGCAGGCCTCGATCGTCCTGAACGTCTTCACGGGGGTCGCCTCCGTGATCGGCTCGGCCGCCGGGCTGCTCGCCCTGCGTCGGTTCGGCCGACGCCAGGTGCTGCTGGTGGGCCAGACGATCCTCACCCTCTCGCTGATCGCGATGACCGCGATCTTCCTGTTCGGCATCCATCCGTACCTGACGGCCGACGGGGCGGTCTCCGAGGACATCCCCGGCTTCGTCCCGTACCTCGTCGTAATCGTGATCGTGCTGTTCATGCTCGGCATGCAGTCCGGTCCCGGCCCGGTGATGTGGGTGATGCTCTCGGAGATCTTCCCCAACGCCATCCGCGGCGCGGCCAACGGCTTCGCGGTGATGATCCTGTGGATCGCGAACCTGGCGGTCACCGTGACCTTCCCCGTGATGATGTCCGGGATCGGACCGGTGGCGACCTACGGCATCTTCGCCGCGATCAACATCGGCGCGGTGATCTGGTACTTCGTGCGCATCCCCGAGACCAAGAAGTTCACCCTCGAGCGCATCGAATGGGAGTTCCGCGAGGCCGGCGGCGTCATCCGCCTGCGCTGA
- a CDS encoding Gfo/Idh/MocA family protein, whose product MTAAPLSVAVIGAGMAGTTHANAWRQAGTVYDLGLPPVRLATIADMHLPFAEDAAARYGYEKAVGDWREVAADDSVDIVSIVVGNALHREIAEAMAAAGKHVLCEKPLAGTLEDAEAMAALEQEHPDLVLATGYTFRRNAGVAMLAKLAAEGSLGQIAHLDGRYFADYGADENVPMAWRYKGPMGSGALGDVGSHLVDSAELILGPVVEVSGAQLVQTIAERPVAGGAVAGGRGVTAAADAPKEAVENDDVATFTARFASGAAGTFSVSRVAHGLPNYKALTVLGTGGTASWSLDRTGEIQIADGSSPQGLGGMRQVLVNPEFPYFAGGSSMAFGGVGLNQIEQFTYQAHAFLQQVAGITEGALPPCATFAEGHRQMRVLDAVARSAGDGGRAISID is encoded by the coding sequence ATGACCGCAGCACCCCTGTCCGTGGCCGTCATCGGCGCCGGCATGGCCGGCACGACCCACGCCAACGCCTGGCGCCAGGCCGGCACCGTCTACGACCTGGGCCTGCCACCGGTGCGCCTGGCGACGATCGCCGACATGCACCTGCCCTTCGCCGAGGACGCCGCCGCCCGCTACGGCTACGAGAAGGCCGTCGGCGACTGGCGCGAGGTGGCCGCCGACGACTCCGTCGACATCGTCTCGATCGTGGTCGGCAACGCCCTGCACCGCGAGATCGCCGAGGCCATGGCCGCCGCCGGCAAGCACGTGCTGTGCGAGAAGCCGCTGGCCGGGACCCTCGAGGACGCCGAGGCGATGGCGGCGCTGGAGCAGGAGCACCCGGACCTCGTGCTGGCCACCGGCTACACCTTCCGTCGCAACGCGGGCGTCGCCATGCTCGCGAAGCTCGCAGCCGAGGGCTCGCTCGGGCAGATCGCCCACCTCGACGGCCGGTACTTCGCCGACTACGGGGCCGACGAGAACGTGCCCATGGCCTGGCGCTACAAGGGCCCGATGGGCTCCGGGGCGCTCGGCGACGTCGGCTCCCACCTGGTCGACTCCGCCGAGCTGATCCTCGGCCCCGTGGTCGAAGTCTCCGGCGCACAGCTCGTGCAGACCATCGCAGAGCGCCCGGTCGCCGGCGGCGCCGTCGCCGGCGGCCGCGGGGTCACCGCCGCGGCCGACGCCCCGAAGGAGGCGGTGGAGAACGACGACGTCGCCACCTTCACCGCCCGCTTCGCCTCCGGGGCGGCGGGGACCTTCTCCGTCTCCCGCGTGGCCCACGGCCTGCCCAATTACAAGGCGCTGACCGTGCTGGGCACCGGCGGCACGGCCAGCTGGTCCCTGGACCGCACCGGCGAGATCCAGATCGCCGACGGCTCCTCGCCCCAGGGCCTCGGCGGCATGCGCCAGGTGCTCGTGAACCCTGAGTTCCCCTACTTCGCAGGCGGCTCCTCGATGGCCTTCGGCGGCGTCGGCCTGAACCAGATCGAGCAGTTCACCTACCAGGCGCACGCCTTCCTGCAGCAGGTCGCCGGCATCACCGAGGGCGCCCTGCCGCCGTGCGCCACCTTCGCCGAGGGCCACCGCCAGATGCGCGTCCTGGACGCCGTCGCCCGCTCCGCCGGCGACGGCGGCCGAGCGATCTCGATCGACTGA
- a CDS encoding sugar phosphate isomerase/epimerase family protein, translating into MTFTYGAYTACLQDRTLEEALDVLAAAGLTGAEINTGGFIPAPHANVDALLGGEQARREFLRVFEDRGMALTGLTVSGNPLSPLPTEGIGHAQDLRRTIELAGKIGVRDVVAMSGTPGTDPGARYPAWIVNPWNGIDLEILQYQWSVAVPLWREIDALARQHDVQIAFEMHPRNLVFSPPTFEQFLDRVEPTNIGVNLDPSHLFWQQMEPIDCIERLGTRITHVHAKDTAVLPGAATRGVLDTAFDPVPEDPAQRTPTGIGHYCSTWPEDPAWRFVALGEGHDVEYWTRFLTALAAVNPDLHVNIEHEDAAFGQVEGLERGARTLLEAAERAQA; encoded by the coding sequence ATGACCTTCACCTACGGTGCCTACACCGCCTGCCTGCAGGACCGCACCCTCGAGGAGGCGCTCGACGTCCTCGCCGCGGCAGGACTCACCGGCGCGGAGATCAACACGGGCGGGTTCATCCCCGCTCCGCACGCGAACGTCGACGCCCTGCTGGGCGGCGAGCAGGCCCGGCGCGAGTTCCTGCGGGTCTTCGAGGACAGGGGGATGGCTCTGACCGGGCTGACGGTCTCCGGGAACCCCCTGTCCCCGCTGCCCACCGAAGGCATCGGCCATGCCCAGGACCTGCGCCGCACCATCGAGCTGGCCGGGAAGATCGGCGTGCGCGACGTGGTCGCGATGTCCGGGACGCCGGGGACCGACCCAGGGGCCCGCTACCCGGCCTGGATCGTGAACCCGTGGAACGGCATCGACCTGGAGATCCTTCAGTACCAGTGGTCCGTCGCCGTCCCGCTCTGGCGGGAGATCGACGCGCTCGCCCGGCAGCACGACGTGCAGATCGCCTTCGAGATGCACCCGCGCAACCTGGTCTTCTCCCCGCCGACGTTCGAGCAGTTCCTGGATCGGGTCGAGCCCACGAACATCGGGGTGAACCTCGATCCGTCCCATCTGTTCTGGCAGCAGATGGAGCCGATCGACTGCATCGAGCGCCTCGGCACCCGCATCACCCATGTCCATGCCAAGGACACCGCGGTGCTGCCGGGCGCGGCGACCCGCGGCGTGCTCGACACCGCCTTCGACCCGGTGCCCGAGGATCCCGCCCAGCGCACCCCCACCGGCATCGGCCATTACTGCTCGACCTGGCCGGAAGACCCGGCCTGGCGCTTCGTGGCGCTCGGCGAGGGGCACGACGTCGAGTACTGGACCCGCTTCCTCACGGCGCTGGCCGCGGTGAACCCCGACCTGCACGTGAACATCGAGCACGAGGATGCCGCCTTCGGACAGGTCGAGGGCCTCGAGCGCGGTGCCCGCACCCTGCTCGAGGCCGCCGAGCGCGCCCAGGCGTGA
- a CDS encoding tautomerase family protein, with product MPLVRITQQDVRTPVQSRAMADIVQDVMLELFAAPPGDRYQILETLPVGSILAEDTGLGIERSDGVVIIHVTQQGRSTEQKQAVYAALAERLAAADLVRPEDLILSVVHNDREDWSFGHGRAQFLTGEL from the coding sequence ATGCCTCTGGTCCGCATCACCCAGCAGGACGTCCGCACCCCCGTGCAGTCCCGGGCGATGGCCGACATCGTCCAGGACGTCATGCTGGAGCTGTTCGCCGCCCCGCCCGGGGACCGCTACCAGATCCTGGAGACCCTGCCCGTCGGCTCGATCCTCGCCGAGGACACCGGGCTCGGCATCGAGCGCAGCGACGGCGTGGTGATCATCCACGTCACCCAGCAGGGCCGCAGCACCGAGCAGAAGCAGGCGGTCTACGCCGCGCTCGCCGAGCGTCTCGCGGCCGCTGACCTGGTCCGGCCCGAGGACCTCATCCTCTCCGTGGTCCACAACGACCGCGAGGACTGGTCCTTCGGCCACGGCCGGGCGCAGTTCCTCACCGGGGAGCTGTGA
- the iolC gene encoding 5-dehydro-2-deoxygluconokinase has protein sequence MAAPDLDIITFGRSGVDIYPLEIAKGLEDIYSFGKFLGGSPTNVAVAAARLGHTPAVITGVGNDPLGRYVVQEMERLGASGRFVVTDDELNTPITLCEIFPPDDFPLYFYRRPSAPDLQVAPEHLDLDAIREVPLFWFSGTGLSEEPSRSAHFAALEARGRTAHTVFDLDYRPMFWDSVDDARAQYREALAHTTVAVGNREECEVAVGETEPERAADALLEAGVEIAIVKQGPKGVLGKTREHRVEVAPNLIEVINGLGAGDSFGGSLCHGLLAGQDLETILTRCNAAGAIVTSRLECSTAMPTSQEIDALIAGEDPNHGRTVDQMLSALRNRGVAEEESA, from the coding sequence ATGGCAGCACCCGACCTCGACATCATCACCTTCGGTCGCAGCGGTGTCGACATCTACCCCTTGGAGATCGCCAAGGGCCTCGAGGACATCTACAGCTTCGGCAAGTTCCTCGGCGGCAGCCCCACCAACGTCGCCGTCGCCGCCGCGCGCCTCGGCCACACCCCCGCGGTGATCACCGGCGTGGGCAACGATCCCCTCGGCCGCTACGTGGTGCAGGAGATGGAGCGCCTGGGTGCCTCCGGCCGGTTCGTCGTGACCGACGACGAGCTGAACACCCCGATCACCCTGTGCGAGATCTTCCCGCCGGACGACTTCCCGCTGTACTTCTACCGCCGGCCCAGCGCCCCGGACCTCCAGGTCGCTCCCGAGCACCTCGACCTCGACGCGATCAGAGAGGTCCCGCTGTTCTGGTTCTCCGGGACGGGGCTGTCCGAGGAGCCGAGCCGCTCGGCCCATTTCGCGGCGCTGGAAGCCCGGGGCCGCACCGCCCACACCGTCTTCGACCTCGACTACCGGCCCATGTTCTGGGACTCCGTCGACGACGCCCGCGCGCAGTACCGCGAGGCGCTGGCGCACACGACGGTCGCCGTCGGCAACAGGGAGGAGTGCGAGGTCGCCGTCGGCGAGACGGAGCCCGAGCGCGCCGCCGACGCCCTGCTCGAGGCCGGCGTCGAGATCGCCATCGTCAAGCAGGGGCCCAAGGGCGTGCTCGGCAAGACCCGCGAGCACCGCGTGGAGGTCGCCCCGAACCTCATCGAGGTCATCAACGGCCTCGGCGCCGGTGACAGCTTCGGCGGCTCCCTGTGCCACGGCCTGCTGGCCGGCCAGGACCTCGAGACCATCCTGACCCGCTGCAACGCCGCCGGCGCGATCGTCACCAGCCGCCTGGAGTGCTCCACCGCCATGCCCACCTCCCAGGAGATCGACGCGCTGATCGCGGGCGAGGACCCCAACCACGGCCGGACCGTCGACCAGATGCTCAGCGCCCTGCGCAACCGCGGCGTCGCCGAGGAGGAGAGCGCATGA